A genome region from Halobacterium hubeiense includes the following:
- a CDS encoding DUF7260 family protein translates to MPSDTHLDAARDLARAERESVRGKLDAYDQFVARVQDLPLESSHPGQRAPALPAGGAQSSGSAASTETGCASVRAAFRDTIRPYSVEDIDNDEPLLETIRSELSDSIAVALAPTTDAGFTSSLRDAIVAAVESRRVEAHVMQAGLDAELDELAAASETLEPILTWLYDADETPLTDLGFDQLRARHAKLAAHRERCAQLLAERQAFLHRSTKHAGQAGMQHRMLVRYLYADLPVVFPVLAAGVRVETLCADAQRTVREHLTCRV, encoded by the coding sequence ATGCCGAGTGACACCCACCTCGACGCCGCGCGCGACCTCGCCCGCGCCGAACGGGAGTCCGTCCGCGGGAAACTCGACGCCTACGACCAGTTCGTCGCCCGCGTGCAAGACCTCCCGCTGGAGTCCAGCCACCCCGGACAGCGAGCGCCCGCGCTCCCCGCGGGCGGCGCCCAGTCCTCCGGGTCGGCGGCCAGCACGGAAACCGGCTGTGCGAGCGTCCGCGCGGCGTTCCGGGACACAATCCGGCCGTACAGCGTCGAAGACATCGACAACGACGAGCCGCTGCTGGAGACGATTCGCTCCGAGCTCTCGGACTCGATTGCGGTCGCGCTCGCGCCGACGACCGACGCCGGGTTCACGAGCAGCCTCCGGGACGCCATCGTCGCCGCCGTGGAGTCTCGACGCGTCGAAGCCCACGTGATGCAGGCCGGACTCGATGCCGAACTCGACGAACTGGCTGCCGCCTCCGAGACCCTCGAACCGATTCTGACGTGGCTGTACGACGCCGACGAGACGCCGCTCACCGACCTCGGCTTCGACCAACTGCGCGCCCGCCACGCGAAACTCGCCGCCCACCGCGAGCGCTGCGCGCAACTGCTCGCCGAACGACAGGCGTTCCTTCACCGGTCGACGAAGCACGCGGGCCAAGCCGGGATGCAACATCGAATGCTCGTCCGGTACCTCTACGCCGACCTCCCCGTCGTCTTCCCCGTTCTTGCGGCCGGCGTCCGCGTGGAGACCCTGTGCGCTGACGCCCAACGCACCGTCCGCGAGCACCTCACCTGTCGCGTGTGA
- a CDS encoding DUF6498-containing protein, protein MRGRAYRAVLVAAVLAAGVVRFEWGPHLLLFVYWMEAGVAATRGAVQSLFAALPPSAAYRPTATRMPFPLESLADVRGSIRLSSRLPPVYPRSVPYVLLAVIPLAAFWPLGGLLLTGAVAPFVETFAPPATLALAVLVVVVDQASRFVGWLRSGAYESTAATGGDSRKYLVLVFVLVVVAPLAVDGAQAAGVGRLGLGLAAVGARAGYDLVELRYPGWLESMVFSDETVGTERAVETPDGEPVETFDSDRRGTLAAAAISGVLASVLGLMLFPVLFGGLVGSLVGGEVLGAPYGHVVGAAAGAAAVVGCRVLVELVVGWVVSGHVVYRIYPDAVVAYNELTGAAQWSVRRDEIAEVTTSSDLFAAVLPEWYDTLKLRTVGGETHRLGYFEDVDSAARLLDCERTR, encoded by the coding sequence GTGAGAGGGCGCGCGTACAGGGCGGTGCTGGTCGCCGCCGTGTTGGCCGCAGGCGTGGTCCGCTTCGAGTGGGGGCCTCACCTCCTGCTGTTCGTGTATTGGATGGAAGCAGGCGTCGCGGCCACTCGTGGAGCCGTCCAATCCCTGTTCGCCGCACTGCCGCCGTCAGCGGCGTACAGGCCGACGGCGACGAGGATGCCGTTCCCGCTGGAATCGCTCGCAGACGTCCGTGGGAGTATCCGGCTCAGCAGCCGGCTCCCGCCCGTGTACCCACGGAGCGTGCCGTACGTGCTGTTGGCGGTGATTCCGCTCGCTGCGTTCTGGCCGCTGGGCGGGCTGCTACTGACGGGAGCCGTCGCGCCGTTCGTCGAGACGTTCGCTCCACCCGCGACGCTCGCGCTGGCCGTCCTCGTCGTCGTGGTCGATCAAGCGTCGCGATTCGTGGGCTGGCTGCGCTCCGGAGCGTACGAGTCGACGGCCGCCACCGGTGGCGACTCCCGGAAGTACCTGGTGCTCGTGTTCGTGCTCGTAGTCGTCGCCCCGCTCGCGGTCGACGGCGCCCAGGCCGCGGGCGTCGGTCGCCTCGGTCTCGGGCTCGCGGCCGTCGGCGCGCGAGCCGGATACGACCTCGTCGAACTCCGGTACCCCGGATGGCTCGAATCGATGGTGTTCAGCGACGAGACCGTCGGAACGGAGCGGGCGGTCGAAACCCCCGACGGCGAACCGGTCGAAACGTTTGACAGCGACCGCCGCGGCACGCTCGCGGCCGCGGCAATCAGTGGAGTCCTCGCCTCGGTGCTGGGGCTGATGCTGTTCCCGGTTCTGTTCGGTGGACTGGTCGGGTCGCTGGTCGGCGGAGAGGTACTTGGAGCCCCGTACGGCCACGTTGTCGGCGCCGCGGCCGGCGCCGCGGCGGTCGTGGGCTGCCGGGTGCTCGTCGAGCTCGTGGTCGGATGGGTCGTCAGCGGGCACGTCGTCTATCGCATCTACCCGGACGCGGTCGTCGCCTACAACGAGTTGACCGGTGCGGCGCAGTGGTCGGTTCGGCGGGACGAGATAGCGGAGGTGACCACGTCCTCGGACCTCTTCGCCGCGGTGCTGCCCGAGTGGTACGACACGCTGAAACTCAGAACCGTCGGGGGCGAGACCCACAGGCTGGGGTACTTCGAGGATGTCGACTCGGCCGCGAGGCTGCTCGACTGCGAGCGCACCCGCTGA
- a CDS encoding RNA-guided endonuclease TnpB family protein translates to MQRNVSTTVRVKLHSLTNRKADLLAREYEAFQTEVHGGDADLYSATDQQASKVQRQKDPNPDTEQPVVLRNDVFDVTYDEDTVLSSWWVKVPVYDPERGRGNSIWCPAHVPQKDEQLVCEGDIRDSELVRRDGEWYVHLVVKRSVTVQDEYDDVLAIDMGARWVATCTFLSDRKTTFYGEEVRRIREHYKQLRKFIGKAKPRQGQQVVERIGDAETRKVDDRLHKIARQIVENAEERNAVIVVGDLGRIRKDNDKGRYINDKTHKMPFARLLNYIEYKAHDAGIEVQLVEEYDTSKTCNRCACEGVRATQGRFECPECGLDDNADKNGALNIGKRALGKFSKPLSEAGAVLAQPETQVIVDRDDEPANLSVSVGSTPSGGTPRR, encoded by the coding sequence ATGCAACGGAACGTCTCAACCACGGTGCGGGTCAAACTCCACTCGCTGACCAACAGGAAAGCCGACCTGCTCGCCCGTGAGTATGAGGCGTTCCAGACCGAAGTTCACGGCGGAGACGCCGACCTCTACTCCGCGACCGACCAACAGGCGTCGAAGGTGCAACGGCAGAAAGACCCTAATCCCGACACCGAACAGCCTGTCGTTCTCCGTAACGACGTATTCGACGTGACCTACGACGAAGATACCGTCCTCTCCTCGTGGTGGGTGAAAGTTCCCGTCTACGACCCCGAGCGTGGACGGGGCAACTCCATCTGGTGCCCCGCCCACGTCCCACAGAAAGACGAACAACTCGTCTGTGAGGGTGATATTCGGGACAGTGAACTGGTGCGCCGTGACGGTGAGTGGTACGTACATCTCGTCGTGAAGCGGTCTGTGACCGTCCAAGACGAGTACGACGACGTGCTGGCTATCGACATGGGCGCACGGTGGGTCGCCACCTGCACGTTCCTCTCCGACCGAAAGACCACATTCTACGGCGAGGAAGTGCGCCGTATCCGCGAACACTACAAGCAACTGCGGAAGTTCATCGGGAAAGCGAAACCCCGACAGGGACAACAGGTGGTTGAGCGCATCGGTGACGCTGAGACACGGAAGGTGGACGACCGACTCCACAAGATTGCCCGACAAATCGTAGAGAATGCCGAGGAACGGAATGCGGTTATCGTCGTGGGCGACCTCGGCAGGATTCGTAAAGACAACGACAAGGGGCGGTACATCAACGACAAGACCCACAAGATGCCGTTCGCCCGCCTGCTGAACTACATTGAGTACAAGGCCCACGACGCAGGCATCGAGGTGCAGTTGGTCGAAGAATACGACACGTCGAAGACATGCAATCGGTGTGCCTGCGAGGGTGTTCGGGCAACACAGGGACGCTTTGAGTGTCCTGAGTGTGGGCTGGACGACAACGCAGACAAGAACGGTGCGCTGAACATCGGCAAACGAGCCTTGGGCAAGTTCTCGAAACCGCTGTCTGAGGCGGGGGCTGTACTGGCACAGCCCGAAACGCAGGTCATCGTCGACCGTGACGACGAACCTGCGAACCTCTCCGTTTCCGTGGGTTCAACCCCCAGTGGAGGAACCCCACGGCGTTAG
- the tnpA gene encoding IS200/IS605-like element ISHhu3 family transposase → MPRGFDRERTNIHKLQYHFIWCPKYRKSVLEGEVRDRLEELIEEKADELGLEILELAIRPDHVHLFITGDPTLAPNKIMQQVKGYSSRHLRDEFDFGLPSLWTRSYFVSSAGDVSSEVIKEYIDAQAGE, encoded by the coding sequence ATGCCTCGTGGGTTCGACAGGGAACGTACCAACATCCACAAACTCCAGTACCACTTCATCTGGTGTCCGAAGTACCGCAAATCGGTACTTGAGGGCGAGGTACGTGACCGTCTCGAAGAACTCATCGAGGAGAAAGCCGACGAACTCGGCCTCGAAATCTTGGAGTTGGCGATTCGCCCCGACCACGTACACTTGTTCATCACGGGCGACCCGACACTCGCCCCGAACAAAATAATGCAACAGGTCAAGGGCTACTCCTCGCGCCACCTCCGTGACGAGTTCGACTTCGGCCTCCCGTCGCTGTGGACGCGCTCGTACTTCGTCTCAAGCGCGGGCGACGTATCCAGCGAAGTCATCAAGGAGTACATCGACGCGCAAGCAGGTGAGTAG
- a CDS encoding transcriptional regulator FilR1 domain-containing protein: MASSVSEIADVVLKRRNILEYICEYQPDKRTVVENLPESRPTVDRAIRELEDHDLVERTDGVCKPTYTGIIACELCEDFQDSFKMLTETGAELASLPLDAELDTSVFLDGDVFHPPDYAPYETIEPMDEEIRGGEELVAVSEVLIPHINTILEQGMIDDVDVTLLVNDEVLDVLLENQPDSIIPHIESGDAVYRGIDVSRYSLFLIDGEVLYTGIYSQTNHLSSVIRNTNSQAIQWAKDHISGLREGATLLTV; the protein is encoded by the coding sequence ATGGCATCATCGGTTTCTGAAATCGCCGATGTTGTTCTGAAACGCCGGAACATCCTCGAGTATATCTGTGAGTATCAGCCGGACAAGCGAACGGTTGTTGAGAATCTCCCGGAATCCCGGCCAACAGTTGACCGAGCAATCCGGGAATTAGAAGACCACGACCTCGTTGAGCGCACTGATGGGGTCTGCAAGCCGACGTATACTGGGATTATTGCGTGCGAGCTCTGCGAAGACTTCCAGGATTCATTCAAGATGTTAACGGAGACGGGCGCTGAGCTTGCCTCTCTCCCCCTTGACGCTGAGTTAGACACATCGGTTTTTCTCGACGGCGACGTGTTCCATCCGCCCGATTACGCTCCCTACGAGACGATAGAGCCAATGGATGAAGAAATCCGGGGCGGGGAAGAGCTCGTGGCCGTTTCGGAGGTGCTGATTCCGCATATCAATACAATTCTCGAGCAAGGGATGATTGACGATGTTGATGTTACCCTTCTCGTGAATGATGAGGTGTTAGACGTCCTTCTTGAGAACCAACCGGATAGTATCATTCCACATATCGAATCGGGGGATGCGGTCTACCGGGGAATCGACGTGTCCCGGTACAGCCTCTTTCTGATTGACGGTGAGGTGCTGTATACGGGGATTTATTCGCAGACGAATCACCTCTCATCGGTTATTCGAAATACGAACAGTCAGGCGATTCAGTGGGCGAAAGACCACATTTCGGGGCTAAGGGAGGGAGCCACACTACTGACAGTATAA